DNA sequence from the Candidatus Fluviicola riflensis genome:
TTGATTACGGTGTAAGTGAATAATCAGAATTTGGATTTCTGCGTTATCATGTGCCAAACCAGGTACACAATGCAAAGAAAAGCCATAACAGCCCCAAATAAAAATACGTTGAGTACCGAACTCAGTCGATTCGTGTAAAGCACGTTGGTGATTACCGATCCCAGGAAAATTCCAGCTTCCAATGCAATAAACATGGTTCCGGCGCCAATCCCACGACGATTTTCCGGAGATAAATCTGCCGTCCAGGCAAAAATGGTGGGTGAACTGATTCCCGTTGCTACACCAAACAATACTGCCGAAAGCGTAAACCAAAGCGTACTGTGCGAAAAACCGATCACAACCATGCTTATGGTCAGCACAATCATTCCGATCAGCAACGTTTCTCTTCTTCCAATTTTATCCGATACTTTTCCGGCAAACAATCGGATCCCGATGGTCGACAAAACGTACCATAAAAAAAACCAGCCTTTGTCAGGAATATGCAGAAAATCTGCTATTTCAGGTGAAAGCACAAAAATGATTCCCGAACAAATAGCTGATAGGAACATGATGATCGCCACCGGCCTCACATGCCGTTCGATGATCTCATCCGATTTGATGAGCAAGTGTTTAACCTGAAAACGCTGAACCGGAACCAGTGTTTCTTCTACTTTAATCAGCAACAACAATGATACAACGCTCAGCAACGAAGCGGCTAAAAACAGCCCGTTCATCCCGAATTGATTGGCAGTTATACTGCTCAATCCTTGTCCGAAACCGATACCTAATGAAATGAATGTTCCCCAAAGCCCCATTCCGGTACCGCGTATCTTTTCAGGTAAAATGTCCGTAATGAGCGCTGTAGCTCCGGTAGGAAAGAAGCCGGCACTGAAACCGTGTAAAAACCGCAGTAAGAGAAAAAACCAAATCGAAAACGAAATAGGGTAGAGTAAACTCACCACAATACACACAATACCGCCTATGACCATTACTTTCTTGCGCCCAATGTGATCGGCTAACTTTCCGGAGAAGGGTCGGGAGATTCCCGCAGAAACGGTAAACAGGGCTATGATGATTCCTTTCAGGTGGGCGCCCTCCAGTTGAGTGATAAACTCATTGAGTTCAGGAATAATTAAGTTGAAACTTGCCGTGAAAAAGAACATTGACAAGCACAATCGCCAGAAATTTACGCTATAGGAAAACAAAGTGCATCAAAAGTACATATTTCAATCCTTCCGTTCGTAGAACTTTACCCGATAAGAGGAAATCAGGAGATTGTATTTTTTCGGGTTCCAGATGTAGGAGTTAAAATTGTCCTTCATTGTCCTGAATTCTGGTGTGAGGAAGCGATACGTTGCAATCAATTTTCCATTTACAGTATCGGTAACCGTTGTCAGTGAAGGCGCACGATAACCGTAAGCTTCATCCTTATAAAGGCTTGTTGCCACAAGGAAAGGGCCATCGGCAAAAACCGAATCCGTTGTTTCATATGTTACTTCCAGCTCAACCCAGGCATGGTCTTTACCGGTGATTTCACCATATGGTATACGCAATTGCGGTTGCGTAAACTCTTCAGCCGTCCATTCGGGTTTAGTTTTTACCAGGTTCAGGGTTTTGGTTAATTTGTAGCGTCCGCGATCTTCCCATGGTTGATTTTCCTCAAATGAACGAAACACCAGCTTTAGATATTCGCCGTTTCTGGGTGGTTCCGTTTTCAGGAAAATGGCCCAATAATAATCTTTGGAAGTCCGGTAGGGATCGTAGATTCCAGCCATTAATTGCCACCATTGGAACAAATTCATGCTGATGCACACTACCACAAAACCTGCAACACCGGCCTTTATCCATGGTTTCGATAAACGCGTCAAAACGGTAGCGATGGCAATAGCGAGAATTGGATAAGCTGTAATCACCGGCCTGCAGGAATATGCGCCACCATACCACCATTCCGTCCAGCTGCAAATGATGTAAAAGCTGATCAGAAAGTAAATCCCGAAACTCCAGCCAAGCGTTTTGTTTTTTCGGAAAAGAAGTATTAGTCCAATCAGCCCGATGATCATCACAGGCGTGTAAATCAGCCAGCCTTTGCGGAAACTGAACACTACGTCTATGATATGTGGACTGAAAATATCCAATCCAACTCCCGGATTTTTGTACGAATCATAAATGAAATGCCCGGTTTTGAGATACCAGTAACTATACTGAGGTGAAGCAACCACCAAACAAATCAGGAAAGCATAAATCAGATGTTTTCGTTTTGACCACAACAAACCTACTTTCTCTTTCAGTGTCGCGAATGAAGAAACCGCCCAGAATAACGGAATCAAGACCGCGATTACTTCGCTTGGTTTTACAAGTGCCATCAGGGTAATGGCTACACCGATTTGCCACAGGTGTTTGAAACGGTATTCTTCGTGCCAGCGAATAGTTGACCAGATAAGCCAGCACATGAGCATGAATAAAATATTGACCGTTTCGAGGTTCTTGTAACTGAGATGATGACTGTAATTCGTTGCCAGCACTAGGATCAGAATCGTTATGGCGGTGACTCCCTGACTGAAATAATGATTGAGAATTTTTCGCAATAATAGCAAGCCGATTAGTGTGTAAATAATTCCGCCTATGACCAGCATGTATTGGTAGGGCGGACTGAAACCATCCATCGGAACGCCCGTCATTCCGGCAATTCCGTGCCCCAAAAGAAAAAACGGCAGGTAAAAAAGCGACATTCCGAACAGGAAAAAATACATTGGTTCGCCTTCATCATTGTTCGTCACCTGGTATAAAGTGCCCGAAAGTTGTTTTTCATTATTGATCTTTTCGATCCAGGCGCGGTCATTCATCATCGGATCATCGTAGATAAACGTAGCTGGAAGCGGAAGGTAATAGCCCAGTACATCCCACGATGTTTCGTTCATATTGATGTTATTCAGGCGAATGGAAGCCATAAATGTTATGGCAATAATCACTGCGTAAGCTGAGAGCGACAATCCGAACGTGCGAGTTTTCAAGAGCTTTTTTTTACAAATAAACGTTTTATCTAATGAAACAAGTGCATTTGAATCTCAAAATTTAACCACAATAGAGCACATAGGAAACATAATTTATTCATACGACACATTCTATGTTCTCTATGTGTCCTACCATGTCCGCCTTTGGAGGATATTGTTAGCTGTAAATCATATGCTGTTTGGTAGAATTCCGTAATTTCAACCCATGACAAAAGAAGCAACATTAGGCGCAGGATGTTTCTGGTGCATCGAAGCGTGTTATAAAGAATTAAACGGCGTTATACGTGTGGAACCGGGCTATTCCGGTGGAAAAACGGATAACCCGACTTACAAGGAAATCTGCACGGGGAATACCGGCCATGCAGAAGTGGCGCGTGTGGTTTATGATGATGCGCTTGTTTCGTTTGACGAATTGCTCGAGGTGTTTTGGTTTGTTCACGACCCAACTCAGCTCAATCGCCAGGGAAATGACATTGGAACCCAATACCGTTCGGTGATTTTTTTCCACGATGAAGAACAACGCGCCATTGCCGAAGGTTATAAGCAGCGTTTAACCGAAGAGGGAGTTTGGAGTAAGCCAATTGTAACCGAAATTTCACCGCTCACGAATTATTATCCGGCCGAAGATTATCACCGTGATTATTATGAGCTCAATCCCGGGAATGCGTATTGCCAGGCAGTTGTTCGCCCGAAAGTGGAGAAGTTTAAGCAGGTTTTCGGAGCGCGGTTGAAGTAGGAGAAAAAGCCGAGATAATACGTAAAAGGTAAATCTATACGATTATTAAAAAGGAGAGTCTTTCTCCTATTCAAAATTCATTTCTTTTCGTAATGAGTTAGTGAAATCTGCATAGTTGTCTAAAAAATCATTAGGTGTGTCATTCTCATCTAAATTCTCAACGTTTTGTTCAACTATTGAATGTTCAATATTTATAGCCCATTGCCTTAGTCTCTCAGATGAGTTAGTCAATTTCTTAAATTCTTCATTATTAAAATCATACTCAAAAAGGTGTCCATAGGACATACTAAAGTGAGATATGCATTGATGTAATTCATGTATGGCAAATAAATTATGTCGTATACTACGTATTGCTTCTGCTTGATCTTTTGACAAAAAAGTTCCTGACTTTTTTATGGAATTGAAATAGAATACTTCGATTTCTAGCTTTCTATCAATTAGATTGAAATTTATCATATGTGTCGCCAAAACTTGGTATGCATCCATCCGTCTAAGAATTAACTGTTGTTTTCTTGCTTCTTGATTCGAGTTCTTAGCTACAATGTAGGTGATCCAAGCTAGTACAAAGAGGCTTATTATTGCTACTATAGTATTGATTGTACCATTAATATAATCTCCAAAAACTCCCCAATCGGATACCTTATCTGAAAGCGTAGTATTCCCAAAATGGTACCAGTAAATAACAACTGGTGTTAGAATTAGTACTAAAGACATAATTCCAAGTACAATAAAGAATTTTTTCATTAAAGAATTATTGAATGTTTTCAGGATGACGTTCTAGCAATCGATTCACCACAGATTGTCTGAAAGACTCGTCTTCATTAGGTGCGATTGCTATAAATAATTCACAGTGATAGATGCTCAATGCCTTTTCTAAACGAGGTGGAAATTTCATCTCTGGAAAGTTTTCGGTTTGACCAATATATAGAATGTCAAATTGATTGTTTTCTTTTGGACGCATGTAAGCAAATAATCCTGCAATTGGATTTAGATGGTGGATGAAGTTGTCTTTCATCCGGAAAAAAGTCACTGGTACTTCTTGTAAGTCACGTACCCGCATAATACCCCCTTCTATAATTCCACCAACAGCCTTTTGAAATTCGTTAATGTTGTTTTGAAATGATAAATAATATTCTGATTTAAGCATATTGAAAATTGGTTTGATTTTCTTTTACGATCTTTTCAATCAGTAAGTTACAACCTTGTTAATAAACTGAATCAAAATGTTAATAAGTAATAAAGTAGAAGAGTCCCGTAGGGACGTAATCTGTTAGTTAAACGTTTTGTTAGATATTTCGCCCCGTAGGGTCGAGACAACATAATTATAGTTTTGTCCCGTCCCTATGGGACGGATGTTAGATTGTTGATTGCATTTTACCAGATTACGTCCCTACGGGACGATCCAAAAAGTGAGAGCAATTTATTTCAAATAAAAAGCCCCGGCATAAGTCGGGGCTTTTTCTATAATCAATGATGATTTATCTTATAATTCAGCTTCAATCGCTACAGCTTGCGTGTACTGAGCATCTGTCAAAACGCCTTTATACATTTGCAAACGGGCAGCGTCGTTTGATAACAAAATCTCTTGTTTTTGATCTGCCGTAATATTGGTAGCTGTGCGGATTCCCTCGTTTTTTTGTGCGATTCCCATGTTAATATCCGAAATCTTAGTAGCCTGATCGCCATCCAAGGCCAATTCTGTAACCATTCTGGTGGTCAGATTATACGCTCTTTCTTCAGGAGTTCCCTGTCCAAAAGCAATGCTTCCCATTACTAAAGCGATTGCCAATACTGCTATTTTCATCATGGTGTTCTTTTTTTTAGTTCACTGTTTTGGCAACAAGTATGCCAACCAATTTAATCTTAAGACAGCTAATTTAGCGAATAGTTGCGTCATTTCTTTATGTATTTTTACGTATAATGGTAAAAAGTAGCATTTTCGCTCTGTTTGGGGTAGTTATTTTACTCGTTTCAGGATGTACAATTTTTACTTCCAGGCTCGCTACTGGCCGGAAAGGCGTGAATTTCGACCGAAAAGGAATGACTGATTTCCCCATGGAAGTACTTACAGATACTAACCTGACTTCATTATCATTGTTTGGTAACAAATTAAGCTCACTTCCCGATGAAATTTCACAATTAAAGAACCTTGAAGTATTGTATCTGGGTAAAAATGAGTTTAAGGAATTTCCCGAGCAACTCTGTCAACTAAAATCGCTGCGTATTTTAAGCCTGGCCTACAATAACCTGGATAGTTTGCCTGATTGTTTGTGTCATCTCGAAAACCTGGAATGGCTGTACTTCAACAACAATCAACTGGTTCATTTGCCCGATTCGATTGGAAAATTGAAAAAACTGGAGCAATTGAATCTCAAGCGAAACGTGTTACGGGTTCTGCCAAAACAATTGTTTGACGCAAAAAGTTTGCAGGTACTCGATTTGGGATACAATGAATTAAAAGAATTGGATACGTCGCTGAACAAACTGCATGCTTTGCGCGAATTGCGGATTTACCGCTCCGGGTTTCTGATCCAGGTGCCGGAATCTATTTGCCAGCTCCGATTTTTAGAACGTTTGGTAATTGATCCTTCCGTTGTGTTGCCAACCTGCATTTATGCACGAAAAACCAATCGTTTGGTGATTCAGTCAACCGATTTATGACGACTCCAGTGGAAGAATAACAAAAAGTCGTAAGCAGCATGTGCAGCTATGCAAAACCAGATTCCTTGTTCGTAGACCGCAAAACTGAGCGCGATGATGAACCCCAAAACCAGTAAACCGTATTTTGTTACCGACCAGTCTCTCGGGTGAATGTAGTCATGAATTGCGACAAACAAAACGGCATTCAGAACCGGTGGAATCCATTCCTGCAACGCAATACGGAACAGGAATTCTTCACCGATGCCAGCACACAACGATAAAAAGAGGCAGTCCAACACCGAAAGGCGAAACGATTTGATCAATAAAATCTGGTGACGAAAACTGATTTTGGCACTTTCAGTACTTGTAGCCACTAACATCAGCGCGCCGAACAACAATCCGAATTCGATTCCGATGAGTGGCCATGCTGAATTCAGCTCATCGAAGCGAAAGAATTCAAGCAACGGAGGCATGCCTTGCAGTAACCAGGCCAGGGGAACCATCAATAAGGTAATGAGTCCCATGAGATAAACACGTATCTTGCTCAAATTCTGATTAATTTTGACAAAAATAGCAAAGCGTGAAGGAATTTATCATTGAATGGATCCGGAATTTCTACGTTCACCGGAATTCTCTGGGAGAATGGTACTTTGATGAGGCCACTTTCAAAGAACAGGCGCCGTTTTGGGCGTTGGGACTTTTCGTCGGTACGATTCTTATTTCGCTGATTATGTGGTGGTTTGCACGTCAGGTTCTGCTGCGTGGCTTAGGCATGATTGCCGACCGTTCTTCCACTACCTGGGATGATCACCTGATCAACAATAAAGTTTTTCGTGCGATTGCCTTTTTGCTGCCGCTGACCTTCATGGAACACTTTTTTTCCATTGTTTTTTACCAATATCCGACATGGAATGTGGCTGCTAACCGTGTATTGGATGTCTTGATTATTCTGGCGGTTCTTGTTTCGGTGAACCGCACACTGAATGCCCTGCGGGATATCTTACAGGAAAAAGAAGTGTACCGTGATAAACCCATTCAATCGTACTTTCAGATCACCAAAATCATCATTACCGGTATTTTCGTCATCCTGATCCTGGCGCGCGTAACGAATCAGTCACCATTGTTTTTCCTCACTTCGTTGGGAGCAATGACCGCCATCCTGGTATTGGTGTTCAAAGACACGATCCTGGGATTTGTGGGAAGCCTTCAATTGGCGGCGAATGACATGATCCGAATCGGCGATTGGGTAACGATGGATAAATACGGTGCAGACGGAACGGTACAGGAAATTAACCTTGCTACGGTGAAAGTGCAGAATTTCGATAAAACGATCACCACCATTCCGACCTACGCGTTTATCAGTGACTCATTTATCAACTGGCGTGGAATGCAGGAATCGGCCGGAAGACGGATCAAACGTTCCATGTTCATTCAGATCGATACCATTCATTTTGCTTCGGATGAATTGCTAAAAAAACTGAGTTCGATTAAAGTGCTCGAAGAATATATCAAAACGACGCAAAACCAAATTGAGGCTTATAATAAAAAACACGGTTTCAATGAAGATGAGTCCATCAATGCAAGACGGCAAACCAATATCGGCCTGTTTAGAATGTATGTGGAAAAGTACCTGGCAAACCATCCCGAAGTGAACCAGGATATGCCGTTAATCTCCCGTCAGTTGGCACCAACTCCCAATGGTGTGCCTCTGGAAGTGTATTGTTTTACCAAAGACAAGGAATGGAATGGATACGAACGCGTCATGGGCGATATTTTTGACCATTTGTTTGCCACCGTCGAAGCTTTTGAGCTGGAATTATTCGAAAACCCGAGTGGAAGGGATGTGAGGCAGCTGGTAGGAAGATTGGCTGATTAGCTTCATCAGCATTATCTGTGAAAATCTGTGCCATCTGTGGCAAATAAATTATTTTCAGTGGAAAGCCATTTTCCTGATAATAGCTTCGTGCTCAGGAAACTGTTCTAGTAATGTCTCCGTATCAAACAACTCGAAATCACGGAAATCAAATCCGGGAGCCACAGCGCATGAAACCAGGCCGTAACCGTCATCTCCAAGTACCGACGAACCGAAAATAGTTCCGCCTTTCACCAAATAAAACGGTAATTGCCCTTTTGAAACATCATTTCCCAAGACAAATTCGTGGTGACCGTTTTCATCCAGCGTATGCACCACAATCGGATTTCCTGCATGGAAATACCAGCATTCATCAGCTGTGATCCGGTGGAAACGAGAAGTATCCGTATCGGTGAGCAAAAAGAAGATCGAAGTCATCAGTGAACGATCCTGTGGTTCCAATTGCTGTTCCGACCGATACGTTTCACGGTAAAAACCACCTTCTGGATGCGGTAGCAAACCAAGGCTTTCAATCAACAACTGTGCTTCGGGATGTCTCATTGTTCTACCGGACCGGGTTTGAACTGTTCGCCTTTCTGTTTAAAGGTCGGCAGGTAATAACGTGCTTCGATTGAAAAATAGGAACCGTTTACCCGTCCGATTGAAATAATATCGTTACTTGAACCGCTCTTTTTTACAAAACCTACACCGAGGAAAATGGGACGAAACGGAATTTTAGCCGATCCGCCAAAATAAAAGGTACCTGCTTTTTTAGTGCGGAACTCAAAACCGATTCCTGCGCCTGAAGCAAAATGCGTCCGTTCTACGCGACGTCCTTCCATTTGCAGGAGGTATTTTCCGCCGGGAAGGATCGAATCACGCACATCGCTCGGATAATGCACAATCGAAAAGCCCAGCGCGGCATTCATGTACCAGCGTTCCGAAAGTTGAACGTAAAACAGGGCGTTCACCGGAATATCGTAATTCACGAAACTCAACCGTTTGTTTCCGTAAACGTTTGAATCCGGATAAGACATATCAACCTCAAAATTGCGGCGCACCTGGTACAATCCGGTTTCGATGCTGATGAGTTTTGTAATACCTATTCGAACGGAAGCCCCAAAGGTAAATCCCGTTTTTTGTGTAAACGATGTTGTGCTTAACAGGGCTGTGTCCTGGAAAGAAGTGCTCTTGGAACCGATAAAATTACTCCCAAAAATTGGAGCGGCCGTTAATCCGAAATACGACGGAAAACGGTCTTTTTTCTTTTTCGGTTGCTGTGAAAAAGCGGTTTGCGAAACCAGCGTCACCAAAAGTGAAAGCATCAGCCAACGTTGCATCATACTACCAAAATGTTTTTGGGAAATGTGTTTGATACTATAGAACGGAGTTTGTTGCATAATCGTTGAATCAACGGGTATATTATCGGATTATTGTTTCCAGGTAGTGAAGTATTCAATGGGTTTACGCTGACCTTTTGGCCATTCAATTGCCGGATAACCAACATAAAACAATCCGACGCATTTGTCATTTTCAGTTAAATCAAGCAAATGATTCATGGCAGATGTGTGAATAACCGCCGGTGTCGACCAAAATCCACCCAAACCGTAAGCTGTACATGTTAAATGCATGTTTTGAACGGCGCAGGCAACTGCCAATAGTTCGTCCTGTTCAGAAATGCGTAGCGTTTCATCGCGTTTCATGGAAACAGCAATCACCGCCGAAGCCAGTTTTGGCCTGTTGATGAGTTTCGCCAGCTTGGCATCATTTTGTTTTTCAGACGGCACGGTGTCGAGGTAAATACGCCCCAGCTGTTCACTCAGATCAAGCAACGAAGTTTCGGTGAAAACGGTAAATCTCCAGGGCTGCGTCATACCATGGGTAGGTGCCCAGATAGCATTGTTCAGCAACAGTTCCAGTTGTTCCCGGTGCACTTTTCGGGTGCTGAATTGTTCCGGAAAAATGGTGCGTCTGTCGCGGATTACCGCTGTTATTTCACTTAGATTGTACTGCATTTTACGCTATTTCAGCACAAAAATACCGCATTTTTCGGAAGAACGTCAACGTCCGTCGCCGGTTCCTTCGTCAATCGCCTTTTTAATATAGAAAAACAACTTGTCGATGGTTTCGTACTGGCCGTTGGGAGTCGGTCCTAATGCAGGAGCAGCTACTACATAACCAATCGGATCAATCACCACATAATGCGGAATGTTGATTACCTGATAAGTTTTGAGAATCGAATTTTCAGGCGCAACGATAACGCTTTCCCACGGGAGCCCCTTCCGGAAAGCATCCATCGTTTGCGGATCTGTTCTTCCGTCTTCTTTGATCACCATCAAAAACTGCACTTCTTTTTGGTAGCGCTGATAGATTGGCACCAACAATTCCATTTGTTTCTGACATTCCACATTGGTCGGCGACACAAAGAATACATACAAGTGTTTCCCGCTGTACTTTTTCAGATCGTAGACGTTTCCGGAACCTGTTACGGTAAAATCGGGCGCTTTGGAACCGGGAGTGAGTTCCATCAAACGCATAATGATGTTTGCAGCGATCACACGATTCTCTTTGAACAATCCGTGATTGGAAACACTATCCAATACCGTAAGAATGTTGGTTTGCGGAAAATCTTTTTCGTAAAATGCTTCCGACAGTGTTTTAATCATCACCAATTCGCGTAAACGAATGTTGTTTTTGAGCGTGTATTCAGCCGCGAGAGATTGCATGATCAGTGAAGGGCTCGATTTCAACAGCGACAAATAGAATTTGTTATTAATTGCAGGATCAATACTGGTTAGCAGCTTTTCGTAATACAATTTCACATATTCCATATACGTATCATTCTGATAATACACAGGCGTTGTGCGCAGGTAGAAATCGTATTTTTCATATTTATTGCGGTTCCCTAAAAAAGTCATATTATCGATCCGGCCCATCGTAAACTTGATATGTGTACGGAAAAACAAGTCGGTGGTATCGGCTTTATAGTAAGCTTCCACATCGGTCTTGAACTTATCAATTCGTTGACAGAAATAAGACGATTCCGCATTGTTTTTGGTGTAATAGGTCGCCAAAACTTCATCCGTCCAACGGTTAAAAGTGAGAATCTTGTAATTGATATCCGTTGAATCGAGTCCATACAGCGTCATTTCGATTTTATTTCCCAGCGGCCGGTAGGGATCGTACGGATTGCGATCAGGCATATACAAATCGTAGCTTCCGCCTGGCTGCGCATAAATAAAACCACTGTTGTTATTGGATGAAAGTACCAGCTTACGGGTTTCATTCAGGTAGAAACTGCAGGTAAACGTGCTGTCTTCCTGAACTGTCGTCGAGGCGATGCGTTCCTGTTTCATGGAAAGGTAATCCACTACCTGGTAAATATCGATTTGCTGGCCCACGTAAGTCGGAGCGAAACCGGTTATTTTCGTTATTTCATCAGCCAGTGCCGACAGTGAAAAACCGAGGCATCCGAATAAAATCACTAATTGCTTCATACCTTATTTAACGAGTTGCTGTGCATTTGTTACAAACGCATCAATTTTCCCGCCATTTTTGTAAATCTCGCGAACAATGGTCGCGTTGATAGCCAATAATGAAGGATCGGGTAAGATAAAAACGGTTTCAATGTTGCTCATCGTACGATTCATCAGCGCAATAGGCTGTTCGTAATTGAAATCTTTCACATCACGCAAACCGCGCAATAAATGGGTACAATCCTGTTCTTTACAGAAATCAGTTGTGAGTCCGTTGAACGTCATGATTTCCACGCGCGTTTCATTTGAAAACAACGAACGAATGTGCGCCAACCTGCTTTCGAGCGAAAAAAACGGTTCTTTGGAATTGTTGTGTCCAACAGCGATCACGATGGTGTCAAAGAGCGTCAATCCTCTTTTCACAACATCTTCATGTCCTTTGGTAAAAGGGTCGAATGAACCGGGAAAACAAGCTTTTTTCATACTGATTCCAACTTGAAAAAACTAAAATACACATTTCCGAATTGGCGTACATCTAAAAAATGGGGCAAAGCCGAAAGATCTGTTTGTCTTCCGTGTTCGATAATCATCCAGCCATTCGGGTTCAGAATATTCCGGTCAAACACCGATTGTGCCAGCTGTGCGTGAAATTTTACATCGTACGGCGGGTCAGAAAAAATAAGATCGTAGGTACAAGGCGTTTTTTCTACAAATTGCAGCACATCATTCTTGGCGATCTGCCATTCGTCAACGATACCGAGTTCCTGCTTTAATTTGTACATATAACGGATGCACACCGGATGTTTGTCAACCGAAGTCACACAACCGGCTTCCCGCGACAAAAATTCGATGGAAATATTGCCTGTTCCTCCACAAAGGTCCAGAATGTCCAGATCAACCAAATCAATGCGATGTTCCAGCACATTAAACAAGCCTTCTTTGGCATAATCGGTTGTGGGACGAGAAGGAAAACTTTTCGGCGGAGAAAACCGACGGGCTTTATACAATCCACGAATTATACGCACAATGATTGAAATTTTAAGTGATCATTCATAGAAATTGTAATGGAAATTGCCTCAAATTGGGCAATCTTTTTGGCAAGTTTCGACACTTCTTCAGCAACCTGGTGAAGCGCTTCTGTGCTTGTTTGCAGAAACAATTCTCCCTTTGAAGAAAT
Encoded proteins:
- the msrA gene encoding peptide-methionine (S)-S-oxide reductase — encoded protein: MTKEATLGAGCFWCIEACYKELNGVIRVEPGYSGGKTDNPTYKEICTGNTGHAEVARVVYDDALVSFDELLEVFWFVHDPTQLNRQGNDIGTQYRSVIFFHDEEQRAIAEGYKQRLTEEGVWSKPIVTEISPLTNYYPAEDYHRDYYELNPGNAYCQAVVRPKVEKFKQVFGARLK
- a CDS encoding pantetheine-phosphate adenylyltransferase, with amino-acid sequence MKKACFPGSFDPFTKGHEDVVKRGLTLFDTIVIAVGHNNSKEPFFSLESRLAHIRSLFSNETRVEIMTFNGLTTDFCKEQDCTHLLRGLRDVKDFNYEQPIALMNRTMSNIETVFILPDPSLLAINATIVREIYKNGGKIDAFVTNAQQLVK
- a CDS encoding cupin — its product is MRHPEAQLLIESLGLLPHPEGGFYRETYRSEQQLEPQDRSLMTSIFFLLTDTDTSRFHRITADECWYFHAGNPIVVHTLDENGHHEFVLGNDVSKGQLPFYLVKGGTIFGSSVLGDDGYGLVSCAVAPGFDFRDFELFDTETLLEQFPEHEAIIRKMAFH